Proteins from one Leptospiraceae bacterium genomic window:
- a CDS encoding sterol desaturase family protein, giving the protein MEFLERILNILSIPILNFTETTGRLSWIYLLSAAGIGFVAILIQHLARKNFSWKEFLFEAFDFSHWKKKSSVVDYLYYFVETILYTIFFSYFVITSLFVSIFVFKVLLFLGGERSFPHNWFIQALYTFSFLLGYDFGRFYVHKFLHTYPFLWEFHKFHHSAETLNPFTVYRVHPIESILLNSFGGICSGVVTGVFVYFYPAITMYMFLGVNFGLFLFHLYSNLRHTQVWISFPKSLSYILLSPAQHQIHHSKKEEHRHKNLGAIFAFWDYFANSLFIPKEKEKLEFGLPTVSNEADYTSLPRIFIVPFRKVFRAQSSRRS; this is encoded by the coding sequence ATGGAATTCTTAGAGCGCATTTTAAATATTCTCTCTATTCCTATCTTAAATTTTACCGAGACTACGGGGCGGTTATCTTGGATTTACCTCTTGTCGGCGGCGGGGATTGGTTTCGTTGCAATTCTAATTCAGCATTTAGCTAGAAAGAATTTTTCATGGAAAGAATTTCTATTCGAAGCATTTGATTTTTCGCATTGGAAAAAGAAATCTTCGGTTGTGGATTATCTCTATTACTTTGTCGAAACGATTCTTTATACAATCTTCTTTTCTTATTTTGTAATCACAAGTCTTTTCGTTTCCATTTTTGTTTTTAAGGTTTTATTATTTCTAGGAGGCGAACGCTCGTTTCCCCACAATTGGTTTATACAAGCACTGTATACTTTTTCTTTCTTATTGGGTTATGACTTTGGAAGATTTTATGTTCATAAGTTTTTACATACCTATCCGTTTCTTTGGGAGTTTCATAAATTCCATCACTCGGCGGAAACTCTCAATCCTTTTACGGTATATCGAGTTCATCCGATAGAAAGTATTTTGCTTAATTCGTTTGGTGGAATTTGCAGTGGAGTAGTGACAGGAGTGTTCGTGTATTTCTATCCCGCGATTACGATGTATATGTTTCTTGGGGTAAATTTTGGTTTATTCCTATTTCATCTTTATAGCAATCTGCGTCATACACAAGTTTGGATTTCTTTTCCCAAAAGTTTGAGTTATATACTGCTTAGCCCCGCTCAACACCAAATCCATCATAGCAAAAAAGAAGAGCATCGACATAAAAATCTAGGCGCAATCTTTGCCTTCTGGGACTACTTCGCCAACTCGCTTTTTATCCCAAAAGAAAAAGAGAAATTAGAATTCGGACTACCTACTGTAAGCAATGAAGCGGATTATACGAGTTTACCTCGCATATTCATTGTGCCTTTCAGAAAAGTGTTTAGAGCTCAAAGCTCACGCCGAAGTTGA